In Nocardia sp. NBC_00403, one DNA window encodes the following:
- the mce gene encoding methylmalonyl-CoA epimerase — protein MDPSSFIPGDYVIAVDHVGIAVPDLDAAIAWYAENLGMIETHREVNESQGVHEAMLSLPGAPDSATALQLLAPLNADSTIAKFIDRSGPGLQQLAYRVTDIDAVSTYLRDRGLRLLYEAPRHGTADSRINFIHPKDAGGVLIELVEPNANVTH, from the coding sequence ATGGATCCTTCGAGCTTCATCCCCGGCGACTACGTCATCGCCGTCGATCATGTCGGCATCGCGGTGCCCGATCTGGATGCCGCGATTGCCTGGTATGCCGAGAATCTCGGCATGATCGAGACGCATCGCGAGGTCAACGAGAGCCAAGGCGTGCACGAGGCGATGCTGTCGCTGCCCGGCGCACCGGACAGCGCGACTGCCCTGCAGTTGCTGGCGCCGCTGAACGCCGACTCGACCATCGCCAAGTTCATCGACCGCAGCGGACCGGGCCTGCAGCAACTCGCCTACCGCGTCACCGATATCGATGCGGTGTCGACCTATCTGCGCGATCGAGGTCTGCGTTTGCTGTACGAGGCGCCACGGCACGGAACCGCCGATTCCCGCATCAATTTCATCCACCCGAAGGATGCTGGCGGTGTGCTGATCGAGTTGGTCGAACCGAACGCGAATGTTACGCACTAG
- a CDS encoding acetyl-CoA C-acetyltransferase → MTTSVIVSGARTPVGRLLGGLKDFSGSDLGGFAIKAALEKGGVAPEQVDYVIMGQVLTAGAGQIPARQAAVAGGIPMDVPALTLNKVCLSGINAIALADQLIRAGEYEIVVAGGQESMSQAPHLLEKSREGFKYGDVALRDHMAYDGLYDIFTDQPMGALTEQRNDTEPISRADQDAFAAASHQRAAAAWKNGLFDAEVVPVAVPQRKGDPVLVSADEGIRADTTAESLAKLRPAFRKDGTITAGTASQISDGAAAVVVMSKAKAEALGLSWIAEIGAAGVVAGPDSSLQDQPANAIAKACAREGISPAELDLVEINEAFAAVGIASTRKLGIDPEKVNVNGGAIAIGHPLGMSGARILLHLALELKRRGGGIGAAALCGGGGQGDALIIKV, encoded by the coding sequence GTGACCACTTCCGTGATCGTCTCCGGTGCGCGTACCCCGGTCGGCCGGCTGCTCGGAGGGCTGAAGGACTTCAGCGGGTCCGACCTCGGCGGCTTCGCGATCAAGGCGGCGCTGGAGAAGGGTGGCGTCGCGCCCGAGCAGGTCGATTACGTGATCATGGGGCAGGTGCTCACCGCGGGCGCGGGCCAGATCCCGGCTCGGCAGGCGGCAGTGGCCGGCGGTATTCCGATGGACGTGCCCGCGCTGACCCTGAACAAGGTGTGCCTGTCGGGCATCAACGCGATCGCCCTCGCCGACCAGCTGATCAGGGCGGGCGAGTACGAGATCGTCGTCGCCGGTGGCCAGGAGTCGATGAGCCAGGCACCGCACTTGCTCGAAAAGAGCAGGGAGGGTTTCAAATACGGCGATGTGGCGCTGCGCGATCACATGGCCTACGACGGCCTCTACGACATCTTCACCGACCAGCCGATGGGTGCGCTGACCGAACAGCGCAACGACACCGAGCCGATCAGCCGCGCGGACCAGGACGCGTTCGCGGCCGCCTCGCACCAGCGGGCCGCGGCGGCGTGGAAGAACGGGCTTTTCGATGCGGAGGTCGTTCCGGTCGCGGTGCCACAGCGCAAGGGTGACCCGGTGCTGGTCTCCGCGGACGAGGGCATTCGCGCGGACACCACGGCGGAGTCGCTGGCCAAGCTGCGTCCGGCCTTCCGCAAGGACGGCACCATCACCGCGGGCACCGCCTCGCAGATCTCCGACGGCGCGGCCGCCGTCGTGGTGATGAGCAAGGCCAAGGCCGAGGCGCTCGGGCTGAGCTGGATCGCCGAGATCGGCGCCGCAGGCGTGGTGGCAGGTCCCGACTCGTCGCTGCAGGACCAGCCTGCCAATGCGATCGCCAAGGCTTGTGCGCGCGAAGGTATTTCGCCCGCGGAGCTGGATCTGGTCGAGATCAACGAGGCCTTCGCGGCGGTGGGCATCGCCTCCACCCGCAAGCTCGGCATCGACCCGGAGAAGGTCAACGTCAACGGTGGCGCGATCGCGATCGGTCACCCGCTCGGCATGTCCGGCGCGCGGATCCTGCTGCACCTTGCGCTGGAGCTGAAGCGTCGCGGTGGTGGCATCGGCGCTGCCGCGTTGTGTGGTGGCGGCGGTCAGGGTGACGCCCTGATCATCAAGGTCTAG
- a CDS encoding ATP/GTP-binding protein translates to MPRRKPRTDRRAGLPAGGGLGDVFGSTEPGPDSDDLYTVRTIPGSRAIKTYRCPGCDHEIVPGVAHVVAWPAYGGEDDRRHWHRGCWNGRQTRRITRRWS, encoded by the coding sequence ATGCCGCGTCGGAAGCCTCGCACCGACCGCCGCGCGGGTCTGCCCGCGGGCGGTGGGCTCGGCGACGTCTTCGGAAGTACCGAGCCGGGACCGGACAGTGACGACCTCTACACCGTCCGGACCATCCCAGGTAGCCGGGCGATCAAGACATATCGCTGTCCGGGCTGTGATCACGAAATCGTCCCCGGCGTAGCCCATGTCGTCGCCTGGCCCGCCTATGGCGGTGAGGACGATCGCAGGCACTGGCATCGGGGCTGCTGGAACGGCCGCCAGACGCGCAGGATAACCCGTCGCTGGTCGTGA
- the nucS gene encoding endonuclease NucS — protein MRLVIARCQVDYVGRLTAHLAMARRLLLMKADGSVLVHSDGGSYKPLNWMSPPCWLEERSGDEVPDGAKALWVVTNKAGEELRITIEDIEHDSSHELGVDPGLVKDGVEAHLQELLAEHVQTLGPGYTLIRREYMTAIGPVDLLCRDADGATVAVEIKRRGEIDGVEQLTRYLELLNRDPLLAPVAGVYAAQQIKPQARTLAEDRGIRCLILDYNALRGTESNEFRLF, from the coding sequence GTGCGCCTAGTGATTGCTCGCTGTCAGGTCGACTACGTGGGGCGACTCACCGCCCATCTCGCAATGGCCCGCCGGTTGCTGCTGATGAAAGCGGACGGTTCGGTTCTCGTGCATTCCGACGGTGGCTCCTATAAGCCGCTGAACTGGATGAGCCCGCCGTGCTGGCTGGAGGAACGCAGCGGTGACGAGGTGCCCGACGGCGCGAAGGCGCTGTGGGTCGTCACCAATAAGGCCGGCGAAGAATTGCGGATAACTATCGAGGACATCGAGCACGACTCCTCGCATGAGCTCGGCGTCGATCCCGGTCTGGTGAAAGACGGCGTGGAGGCGCATCTTCAGGAGTTGCTCGCCGAGCACGTGCAGACCCTCGGTCCCGGCTATACGCTCATCCGCCGTGAGTACATGACGGCCATCGGGCCGGTGGATCTGCTGTGCCGTGATGCCGACGGCGCCACCGTGGCCGTGGAGATCAAACGCCGCGGTGAGATCGACGGTGTGGAACAGCTCACCCGGTACCTCGAATTGCTCAATCGCGACCCGCTGCTCGCTCCTGTCGCCGGGGTCTACGCGGCGCAGCAGATCAAGCCGCAGGCCCGTACGCTCGCCGAGGACCGTGGAATCCGATGCCTGATCCTCGATTACAACGCCCTACGCGGCACCGAGAGCAACGAATTCCGCCTCTTCTGA